In one Saccharibacillus brassicae genomic region, the following are encoded:
- a CDS encoding GNAT family N-acetyltransferase: MSDNERSGPPAGGGGVLPVIREARRSDAEMLAVMLREAAEVMVSAGVEQWKPEMFTTESVLDYFGHRRLFLLTADGQPAGLFTLQGSDAAYWKERNDERYLYLHRLTVRPAYRGLDYGGAMLRCAEREAARLGKRGLRLDCVAHLPALNAYYRRSGFRFVAEQDLNRETGGRYVNLYEKEVPEPR; the protein is encoded by the coding sequence ATGTCGGATAACGAACGTTCGGGGCCGCCCGCAGGCGGAGGCGGAGTTCTCCCGGTCATTCGCGAAGCGCGGCGGAGCGACGCGGAGATGCTGGCCGTCATGCTGCGCGAAGCGGCCGAAGTGATGGTCAGCGCGGGCGTGGAGCAGTGGAAGCCGGAGATGTTCACGACCGAGTCGGTGCTTGACTATTTCGGGCACCGCCGGTTGTTTCTGCTGACGGCGGACGGACAGCCGGCCGGATTGTTCACGCTGCAGGGCAGCGACGCAGCGTATTGGAAAGAGCGCAACGACGAGCGCTATCTGTACCTGCACCGCCTGACGGTCCGCCCGGCCTACAGGGGACTGGATTACGGCGGCGCCATGCTGCGCTGCGCCGAGCGCGAAGCCGCAAGGCTCGGCAAGCGGGGACTGCGCCTGGACTGCGTGGCGCATCTGCCCGCCTTGAACGCTTATTACCGGCGCAGCGGATTCCGGTTCGTGGCCGAACAGGACCTGAATCGGGAGACGGGCGGACGGTACGTGAACCTGTACGAAAAAGAAGTGCCGGAGCCGCGTTGA
- a CDS encoding sensor histidine kinase produces the protein MIKKGIGRQIVMHYFIVIFLALMLVEVVFLFAIRAYYYDTIYNMISSHIDVTVRSALISTNSSDYNKEEYLGQIVSLLKLPESELQILNGKGEVQISSSGFGVDKPVQTSDIPQALASGGTAKWIGRQATTGEPVMAVTTTLQQGGGQVYLARFVTSIEKVNQRLTEITLVSMAIIATILVIVLIVSIGLANSIVRPINNIIAVSAQMAKGRFDVRVEGDYRYELGEMGSTLNYMAEEIVRSNQIKDDFISSISHELRTPLTSIKGWSETLDSGGYDPDETRIGMGIISKETERLIGLVEELLDFSKLQQNEMKLTMKRVELRELLKEIVLNVWAKAELKKVKLRVESDGDYFPVYGDANRLKQVFLNLVDNAVKFSHESSVIVLHLSIEDGWVRADVRDSGIGIDEENLNRVKDRFFQVNTQGGGTGLGLAITQQLVELHEGRLDMTSELGVGTTVSVKLPLLEGEPQPEAEPAVQPGLPAETEER, from the coding sequence ATGATCAAGAAAGGGATCGGCAGACAGATCGTGATGCACTATTTCATCGTCATCTTCCTGGCGCTGATGCTGGTGGAAGTCGTGTTTCTGTTCGCGATCCGGGCCTACTACTACGATACGATCTACAATATGATCTCAAGCCATATCGACGTGACCGTTCGCAGCGCGTTGATCTCGACCAATTCCAGCGACTACAACAAGGAAGAATACCTCGGGCAGATCGTGAGCCTGCTCAAGCTGCCGGAGTCGGAACTGCAAATCCTGAACGGCAAAGGCGAAGTGCAGATCAGCTCTTCGGGCTTCGGGGTGGACAAGCCGGTCCAGACGAGCGATATTCCGCAGGCGCTCGCTTCGGGCGGCACCGCGAAATGGATCGGTCGCCAGGCGACGACGGGCGAGCCGGTCATGGCCGTGACGACGACGCTGCAGCAGGGCGGCGGCCAGGTATATCTGGCCCGCTTCGTCACTTCGATCGAGAAGGTCAATCAGCGCTTGACGGAGATCACGCTCGTCTCGATGGCGATCATCGCGACGATTCTCGTCATCGTGCTGATCGTCAGTATCGGTCTGGCCAACTCGATCGTGCGGCCGATCAATAATATCATCGCCGTGTCAGCGCAGATGGCCAAAGGCCGGTTCGATGTCCGGGTCGAAGGCGATTATCGCTACGAACTCGGCGAGATGGGCTCCACGCTCAATTACATGGCCGAAGAAATCGTGCGCAGCAACCAGATCAAAGACGATTTCATCTCGTCGATCTCGCACGAGCTGCGCACGCCGCTGACATCGATCAAAGGCTGGAGCGAGACGCTCGATTCCGGCGGCTACGATCCGGACGAGACGCGGATCGGCATGGGCATCATTTCCAAGGAAACGGAGCGCCTGATCGGGCTCGTCGAAGAACTGCTGGACTTTTCCAAGCTGCAGCAGAACGAGATGAAGCTGACGATGAAGCGCGTCGAACTCCGGGAATTGCTCAAGGAAATCGTGCTGAACGTCTGGGCAAAAGCCGAACTCAAAAAGGTGAAGCTGCGCGTGGAATCGGACGGCGACTATTTCCCGGTATACGGTGATGCCAACCGGCTGAAGCAGGTCTTTTTGAATCTCGTGGACAACGCGGTCAAGTTTTCGCACGAAAGTTCGGTCATCGTGCTGCATTTGTCGATCGAAGACGGATGGGTACGCGCCGACGTGCGGGACAGCGGGATCGGGATCGACGAAGAGAATTTGAACAGGGTCAAAGACCGGTTTTTCCAGGTCAATACGCAGGGCGGGGGCACGGGACTCGGCCTGGCCATTACGCAGCAGTTGGTCGAACTGCACGAAGGCCGGCTCGATATGACGAGCGAACTCGGCGTCGGCACGACGGTCAGCGTCAAGCTGCCGCTGCTGGAAGGCGAGCCGCAGCCGGAAGCGGAACCGGCGGTCCAGCCGGGGCTGCCTGCCGAAACGGAGGAACGGTAA
- the glgB gene encoding 1,4-alpha-glucan branching protein GlgB: protein MAKQSAGAQSLSREDIYLFHEGNFFHSYRMFGAHLTTENGTEGVRFTVWAPNAVSVGVATDRNDWNGSADPLESVPESGGIWSGFIEGMAHGDLYKYAIRSVTGESLLKADPYGVYAEVRPNTASRVGSIEGYQWGDQSWRRKRRSPYNKPMNVYEMQLGTWKQKADGTFYTYRELADVLIPYVKEMGYTHLEFMPLTEYPYDLSWGYQATGYFAPTSRYGEAKDLMYLIDRCHQADIGVLLDWVPGHFAKDAHGLRQFDGTPQYEYADPMLAEKPGWGTLSFDFGKPEVQSFLISSALYWMDVFHFDGLRIDAVTSMLRLDFEKKPHQWRPNDEGGVENFDAIEFLRKLNKAIFGYYPNAIMAAEESSAWPLVTSPAHEGGLGFNYKWNMGWMNDTLKYVEADFGERPSMHNLLTFPLVYAHQENYVLPLSHDEVVHGKKSLLDKMPGSYEEKFAGLRVLLGHQMTHPGKKLLFMGGEFGQFIEWRDEEPLDWILLDYEAHRQMKDYTAALNHFYLDEKALWEIDHEWAGYDWISASDEGQSVISFMRKGKKPGDTLYILINFRPVSYDDYRIGVDKPGAYKEVFNSDELRFGGRGLINEGPLRAEKETWHDREYNLSVKLPALGVVILKKSGRASDLLKSAPSKADSAEPAPKPKRKSPVKKAKELVTEALDAVKLENPKKETKKETKKETKKETTRKGKTK from the coding sequence ATGGCCAAGCAATCGGCTGGAGCGCAATCTTTATCACGGGAAGATATTTATTTATTTCATGAAGGTAATTTTTTTCACAGCTATAGAATGTTCGGCGCCCATCTGACTACGGAGAACGGCACGGAAGGAGTCCGCTTTACCGTCTGGGCTCCCAATGCCGTATCGGTTGGCGTGGCGACAGATCGCAACGATTGGAACGGAAGCGCCGACCCGCTTGAATCCGTGCCCGAATCCGGCGGCATCTGGAGCGGCTTCATCGAAGGCATGGCGCACGGCGACCTGTACAAATACGCGATTCGCTCAGTCACGGGCGAATCGCTGCTCAAAGCGGACCCGTACGGCGTCTACGCGGAAGTGCGTCCGAATACGGCATCGCGCGTCGGATCGATCGAAGGGTATCAGTGGGGCGACCAGTCGTGGCGGCGCAAGCGGCGTTCGCCTTACAACAAACCGATGAACGTCTACGAAATGCAGCTGGGCACCTGGAAGCAAAAAGCCGACGGGACGTTTTATACATACCGGGAATTGGCCGACGTGCTGATCCCCTACGTCAAAGAAATGGGTTATACCCATCTCGAATTCATGCCGCTCACCGAGTACCCTTACGACCTGTCATGGGGATACCAGGCAACGGGATATTTTGCTCCCACGAGCCGCTACGGCGAAGCGAAAGATCTCATGTACCTGATCGACCGCTGCCACCAGGCTGACATCGGCGTGCTGCTCGACTGGGTGCCCGGCCATTTTGCCAAAGACGCGCACGGCCTTCGGCAGTTCGACGGAACGCCGCAGTACGAGTATGCCGATCCGATGCTGGCCGAGAAGCCGGGCTGGGGCACGCTGTCGTTCGATTTCGGCAAACCCGAAGTGCAGTCGTTCCTGATCTCCAGCGCCCTGTACTGGATGGACGTGTTCCATTTCGACGGCCTGCGTATCGATGCGGTAACGAGCATGCTGCGCCTCGATTTCGAGAAAAAGCCGCACCAATGGCGTCCGAACGATGAAGGGGGCGTCGAGAACTTCGATGCGATCGAGTTCCTGCGCAAGTTGAACAAAGCGATCTTCGGCTATTACCCGAACGCGATTATGGCGGCGGAAGAATCCAGCGCCTGGCCGCTCGTGACTTCGCCGGCGCACGAAGGCGGACTCGGCTTCAACTATAAATGGAACATGGGCTGGATGAACGATACGCTCAAGTACGTGGAAGCCGACTTCGGCGAGAGACCGTCCATGCACAATCTGCTGACGTTCCCGCTCGTGTACGCGCATCAGGAAAACTACGTGCTGCCGCTGTCGCACGACGAAGTCGTCCACGGCAAAAAGTCGCTGCTCGACAAAATGCCGGGTTCCTACGAAGAGAAATTCGCGGGCCTGCGCGTGCTGCTCGGCCACCAGATGACGCATCCGGGCAAAAAGCTGCTGTTCATGGGCGGCGAGTTCGGTCAGTTTATCGAATGGCGGGACGAAGAGCCGCTCGACTGGATTCTGCTCGATTATGAAGCGCACCGTCAGATGAAAGACTACACCGCGGCGTTGAACCATTTTTATCTGGACGAAAAAGCGTTGTGGGAAATCGATCACGAATGGGCGGGCTACGACTGGATCAGCGCGTCGGACGAAGGGCAGAGCGTCATCAGCTTTATGCGCAAAGGCAAAAAGCCCGGCGACACGCTGTATATTCTGATCAACTTCCGCCCGGTGTCGTACGACGATTACCGGATCGGGGTGGACAAGCCCGGCGCCTACAAGGAAGTGTTCAACAGCGACGAACTTCGTTTCGGCGGCCGGGGTCTGATTAACGAAGGGCCTCTCCGCGCGGAAAAAGAAACGTGGCACGACCGCGAGTACAATCTGTCGGTGAAGCTGCCGGCGCTCGGCGTCGTCATTCTCAAAAAAAGCGGGCGGGCGTCCGATCTGTTGAAATCGGCGCCGTCCAAAGCGGACAGCGCGGAACCGGCGCCAAAACCGAAAAGAAAAAGCCCGGTCAAAAAAGCAAAAGAACTCGTGACGGAAGCGCTTGACGCCGTCAAATTGGAAAATCCCAAAAAAGAGACGAAAAAAGAAACGAAAAAAGAAACGAAAAAAGAGACAACACGGAAGGGGAAAACAAAATGA
- a CDS encoding response regulator transcription factor, with translation MSKVLILEDEESIRSFIVINLKRNGFEVLEAAEGHEALHILQTEPGIDIALLDVMVPGIDGFEVCRRIRETNERMGIIFLTAKVQEQDKVYALSVGADDHVSKPFSPTELIARIHSLLRRVNVHRETAAKVTFDSGPFKLDLISKQFKKNAQAIELTPTEFSLIQFFLEKENTPLSRDVLLDHVWGKEYMGDPKIVDVNIRRLRQKIEDNPSEPEYLQTVWGHGYKWKGQGQ, from the coding sequence ATGAGCAAGGTGCTGATTTTGGAAGACGAAGAATCGATTCGCAGTTTTATCGTGATCAACTTGAAACGCAACGGCTTCGAGGTGCTTGAAGCGGCGGAAGGCCACGAGGCGCTGCATATTTTGCAGACGGAACCGGGCATCGATATCGCGCTGCTCGACGTCATGGTGCCGGGTATCGACGGCTTCGAAGTATGCCGCCGTATCCGGGAGACGAACGAGCGCATGGGCATCATTTTCCTGACCGCCAAAGTGCAGGAGCAGGACAAAGTCTACGCGCTGTCCGTCGGCGCCGACGATCACGTCAGCAAGCCGTTCAGCCCGACCGAGCTGATCGCGCGGATCCATTCGCTGCTGCGCCGGGTCAACGTGCACCGGGAGACGGCCGCCAAGGTTACATTCGATTCGGGACCGTTCAAGCTGGACCTGATCTCCAAGCAGTTCAAGAAAAACGCGCAGGCGATCGAACTGACGCCGACCGAGTTTTCGCTGATCCAGTTTTTCCTCGAAAAAGAAAATACGCCGCTCAGCCGGGACGTGCTGCTTGATCACGTCTGGGGCAAAGAATATATGGGCGATCCGAAGATCGTGGACGTCAACATCCGCCGACTGCGCCAAAAAATCGAAGACAATCCGTCGGAACCGGAATATTTGCAGACGGTATGGGGGCACGGCTATAAATGGAAAGGTCAGGGTCAATGA
- the glgA gene encoding glycogen synthase GlgA, translating to MKLLFAAAEAAPFIKTGGLADVIGALPRALKQAGADIRVVLPKYKGIPDAYKEKMTHKGETTVSLGWRGQYCGIEEYDDDGIPVYFIDNEFYFGRDGVYGYGDDGERFAFFNKAVLDILPEIGFKPDVIHCHDWHTGMIPLLLQDTYAHDPFYDNIETVYTIHNLLYQGVFPYAVFGELLSLDNRHFTDAGAEYYGNVNFMKAGIVYSGKVTTVSPTYAEEIRTSYYGYGLDGLLSSIGDKLTGIVNGIDTKSYNPNTDKTLRTRYKSSLAKKRENKTALQTELGLPVSAKTPMIGIVSRLVEPKGLDLVVRVLDELLYGEDVQVVVLGTGEPGYEDWFRQAAYRHPQQLSVQIRFSEALSRNIYAASDLFLMPSMFEPCGISQLLAMRYGSVPVVRETGGLNDTVHAFNEYTGAGNGFSFSSYNAHDMLNTIRRALAFYREEPTWKKIVQNGMSEDFSWSSSAKEYLNIYEQLKA from the coding sequence ATGAAGTTATTGTTTGCAGCCGCGGAAGCGGCACCATTTATCAAAACGGGAGGATTGGCCGACGTGATCGGAGCTCTGCCCCGCGCACTCAAGCAGGCGGGCGCGGACATCCGCGTCGTGCTGCCCAAATACAAAGGCATCCCCGATGCGTACAAAGAAAAAATGACGCACAAAGGCGAGACGACGGTGAGCCTCGGCTGGCGCGGTCAATACTGCGGCATCGAAGAATACGACGACGACGGCATTCCGGTCTATTTTATCGATAACGAATTTTATTTCGGACGCGACGGCGTGTACGGCTACGGCGACGACGGCGAACGGTTCGCCTTTTTCAACAAAGCGGTGCTCGACATCCTGCCGGAAATCGGCTTCAAGCCGGACGTTATCCACTGCCACGACTGGCATACCGGCATGATTCCGCTGCTGCTGCAGGATACGTACGCGCATGATCCTTTTTACGATAATATCGAGACGGTCTACACGATCCACAATCTGCTGTACCAGGGCGTGTTCCCGTACGCGGTGTTCGGCGAGCTGCTGAGTCTGGACAACCGCCATTTCACGGATGCGGGCGCGGAATACTACGGCAACGTCAACTTCATGAAAGCCGGCATCGTGTATTCGGGCAAAGTGACGACGGTCAGCCCGACTTACGCGGAAGAAATCCGCACTTCGTATTACGGCTACGGCCTCGACGGCCTGCTGTCTTCGATCGGCGACAAGCTGACCGGCATCGTGAACGGTATCGACACGAAGAGCTACAACCCGAACACGGACAAAACGCTCCGTACCCGTTATAAGAGCAGCCTGGCCAAAAAACGCGAAAACAAAACGGCGCTGCAGACCGAACTCGGCCTGCCGGTCAGCGCCAAAACGCCGATGATCGGCATCGTGTCGCGTCTGGTCGAACCGAAAGGCCTCGATCTGGTCGTGCGCGTGCTGGACGAACTGCTGTACGGCGAAGACGTGCAGGTCGTCGTGCTCGGTACCGGCGAACCGGGCTATGAAGACTGGTTCCGCCAGGCGGCTTACCGCCATCCGCAGCAGCTGTCGGTGCAGATCCGCTTCAGCGAGGCGCTGTCGCGCAACATCTACGCCGCCAGCGACCTGTTCCTGATGCCGTCGATGTTCGAGCCGTGCGGCATCAGCCAGCTGCTCGCCATGCGCTACGGCAGCGTGCCGGTCGTACGCGAGACAGGCGGCCTGAACGATACGGTGCACGCCTTCAACGAATATACGGGCGCAGGCAACGGCTTCAGCTTCTCTTCGTACAACGCGCACGACATGCTGAACACGATCCGCCGGGCGCTTGCGTTCTACCGCGAAGAGCCCACGTGGAAAAAGATCGTGCAAAACGGCATGAGCGAAGATTTCAGCTGGTCGTCTTCGGCCAAGGAATACCTGAACATTTACGAGCAGTTAAAAGCGTAA
- a CDS encoding MFS transporter: protein MSPRSAFSYYILLGVVVMAGLSQGMLLPLLSILLEEQGVSASVNGLNSAALYIGSFAMTLIAERLVGVVGFKKLLIGGLLMVMIALPLFPLIPGIGIWFVLRLIVGAGDSALNYVAQLWVLLVTPPEKRGRNLSLYGMSYGIGFSIGPLGIGLVDYGDYVPFVGLALLFLLVLVFVVRFLPEYRPEREAQHSTGFARFPRIYRYAWFALIPAFLYGYMEASLNGNFPVYGLRLGLPKEDIALLLLCIGIGGLILQLPLGMLSDRFGRRPILIGAGICGGLLFALVPLAGTNLWANIALFLTAGGLVGSFYSLGMAYAADLLPKGLIPSANVVASFHFSIGSMAGPGIGGYGMQHASPFLLFWIMGCVYMLFGALGFFFRGKKPENIEKKPA, encoded by the coding sequence TTGTCTCCGCGTTCCGCTTTTTCCTATTACATCCTGCTCGGCGTCGTCGTTATGGCGGGGCTGAGCCAGGGCATGCTGCTTCCGCTGCTGTCCATTTTGCTTGAAGAACAGGGGGTGTCCGCTTCGGTCAACGGACTGAATTCGGCGGCGCTCTATATCGGCTCGTTCGCGATGACGTTGATCGCGGAGCGGCTCGTCGGCGTCGTCGGCTTCAAAAAACTGCTGATCGGCGGCCTGCTCATGGTCATGATCGCCCTGCCGCTGTTTCCGCTCATTCCGGGCATCGGCATCTGGTTCGTGCTGCGCCTGATCGTCGGAGCCGGCGACAGCGCGCTCAACTATGTGGCGCAGCTGTGGGTGCTGCTCGTCACGCCGCCGGAGAAGCGCGGGCGCAATCTGTCGCTGTACGGCATGTCGTACGGGATCGGATTCAGCATCGGGCCTCTCGGCATCGGGCTGGTCGATTACGGCGATTACGTGCCGTTCGTCGGCCTGGCGCTGCTGTTCCTGCTCGTGCTGGTGTTCGTCGTCCGGTTTCTGCCGGAATACCGTCCGGAACGCGAAGCGCAGCATTCGACGGGATTTGCGCGGTTCCCGCGTATTTACCGTTATGCGTGGTTCGCGCTTATTCCCGCTTTCCTGTACGGCTATATGGAAGCTTCGCTGAACGGCAACTTCCCGGTCTACGGGCTGCGCCTCGGCCTGCCCAAAGAAGACATCGCGCTGCTGCTGCTCTGCATCGGTATCGGCGGACTGATCCTGCAGCTTCCGCTCGGCATGCTCAGCGACCGGTTCGGGCGGCGTCCGATCCTGATCGGGGCCGGTATCTGCGGCGGCCTGCTGTTCGCACTCGTTCCGCTGGCCGGAACGAACCTCTGGGCCAATATCGCCTTGTTCCTGACCGCCGGCGGTTTGGTCGGCTCGTTCTACTCGCTCGGCATGGCCTATGCGGCCGACCTGCTGCCCAAAGGGCTGATCCCGTCGGCCAACGTCGTCGCTTCGTTCCATTTCAGTATCGGCAGTATGGCCGGCCCCGGTATCGGCGGTTACGGCATGCAGCACGCTTCCCCGTTTCTGTTGTTCTGGATCATGGGCTGCGTCTATATGCTGTTCGGCGCACTCGGGTTCTTTTTCAGAGGAAAGAAGCCGGAAAATATCGAGAAAAAGCCGGCCTGA
- a CDS encoding phosphonate ABC transporter ATP-binding protein, with protein sequence MIKVRGLRKTVSSDKIPVLKGIDFDLVRGEFVAIVGSSGSGKSMLLRCLALKEKWDGGSLVVDDIDIFKAGWSGRRRIHREWAYLQQNPDLDPNRTALKNVLIGQVGQTPAWRRFTGMVRTADYMGAMDMIESFGLLDKAKLKSGSLSGGEKQRIATARALAHGANVLLADEPVVGLDPHTADNVLGMLKNLCETQETTVVAVLPIELAEKHAHRIWSMEEGKIVLDIRGRRLTTAEKSRL encoded by the coding sequence ATGATCAAGGTGAGAGGCTTGAGAAAGACCGTAAGCAGCGATAAGATACCGGTACTCAAAGGCATAGACTTCGATCTCGTTCGCGGAGAGTTCGTCGCGATCGTCGGATCGAGCGGAAGCGGCAAAAGCATGCTTTTGCGCTGCCTGGCTCTGAAGGAAAAATGGGACGGCGGCAGTTTGGTCGTGGACGATATCGATATTTTCAAAGCCGGTTGGTCGGGTCGGCGGCGCATTCACAGGGAATGGGCTTATCTCCAGCAAAATCCGGATCTCGATCCGAACCGTACCGCGCTGAAAAACGTACTGATCGGCCAGGTCGGGCAGACGCCCGCCTGGCGCCGCTTTACCGGCATGGTCCGCACCGCCGATTACATGGGCGCGATGGACATGATCGAATCGTTCGGGCTGCTGGACAAAGCCAAACTCAAATCGGGCAGTTTGAGCGGCGGCGAGAAACAGCGGATTGCCACAGCGCGAGCTTTGGCGCACGGCGCGAACGTCCTGCTGGCCGACGAGCCGGTCGTGGGTCTGGACCCGCATACGGCGGACAACGTGCTCGGCATGCTCAAAAATTTGTGCGAGACGCAGGAGACGACCGTCGTCGCCGTACTGCCGATCGAACTGGCCGAGAAGCACGCGCACCGGATCTGGAGCATGGAAGAAGGCAAAATCGTGCTCGATATCCGCGGACGTCGCCTGACGACGGCGGAGAAAAGCCGGCTGTAG
- a CDS encoding helix-turn-helix transcriptional regulator → MVHITKKWLPNLDIGSGWSEEAEAGMPPEMRQRFVEAAGWPFLDFDALYALVIEREAGEDIPLFLDRLLAEPAERLLQRIAPQLPSLTHGDMSRIQRDYTPLLKSWYTYYFKGIQDSVLPLIEEDAAEKRELLLKMDASALVEYASGGLVVETPLDLKTVILFPTVHNRPMNTYCFYQNVLLIQYPVDVPEPEESEPPTVLLRMTRALAVPDRLKMLRYVADQPRSLLEMERDLKQPAEALKHHMVLLRTAGLLRTHIGEQSNEKFSIRPDGASELQMFLESYLRL, encoded by the coding sequence ATGGTGCATATTACGAAGAAATGGCTGCCCAACCTTGATATCGGTTCCGGCTGGTCCGAAGAAGCGGAAGCCGGCATGCCGCCCGAGATGCGGCAGCGGTTCGTCGAAGCGGCCGGCTGGCCTTTTCTCGATTTCGACGCGCTGTACGCTCTCGTGATCGAACGCGAAGCGGGCGAAGACATCCCCCTTTTCCTCGACCGCCTGCTTGCCGAACCGGCGGAACGGCTGCTTCAGCGGATCGCGCCGCAGCTGCCTTCGCTGACGCACGGCGACATGTCCCGCATCCAGCGCGACTACACGCCTCTGCTCAAGTCATGGTATACTTATTACTTCAAGGGCATTCAGGATTCCGTCCTGCCGCTGATCGAAGAAGACGCGGCGGAGAAGCGCGAACTGCTGCTCAAGATGGATGCCAGCGCCCTGGTCGAGTACGCGTCGGGCGGCCTCGTCGTCGAGACGCCGCTGGATTTGAAGACGGTCATCTTGTTCCCGACCGTGCACAACCGGCCGATGAACACGTACTGCTTTTACCAGAACGTGCTGCTGATCCAATATCCGGTCGACGTGCCGGAACCCGAAGAGAGCGAGCCGCCGACCGTGCTGCTGCGCATGACGCGGGCGCTCGCCGTGCCGGACCGGCTCAAGATGCTGCGTTACGTCGCCGATCAGCCGCGTTCCCTGCTTGAAATGGAGCGCGACCTGAAGCAGCCCGCCGAAGCGCTGAAGCATCATATGGTGCTGCTGCGGACCGCCGGTCTGCTGCGCACGCATATCGGCGAACAATCGAACGAAAAATTTAGTATACGTCCCGACGGGGCGTCGGAACTGCAAATGTTTCTGGAATCGTATCTTCGCCTTTAA
- a CDS encoding glucose-1-phosphate adenylyltransferase has protein sequence MNKKDCIAMLLAGGEGRRLAPLTSNLAKPAVPFGGHYRIVDFPLSNCLNSGIDTVGVLTQYAAESLHEHIGDGTPWRTDSPSGEIVLLPSASSDEYRGTADAITKNIAFIDQQDPEHVLILSGDHIYHMDYAEMLADHKLSGADATLSVMEVPLSEAHRFGIVTTDSALRVTEFNEKPAKPMSSLASMGIYLFKWSYLRSYLLSDMHSETSGHDFGKDLLPLMLSDGSALKAYPFRGYWRDVGTVNSLWEAHMDLLGEDSEFRLNKSEWPMYTNRQASRPALFRRTLAPSPISSMVHEACVNEGSVKHSVLFRGVQIGKGSVIADSVIMPEAQIGRNVKIEYAIIGENAIVRDGAEIKGTPDDILIVGPHETVYAKPVVLSQTALSQPVLSTQEAYEPAALRRAGGLSS, from the coding sequence ATGAATAAGAAAGATTGTATCGCTATGCTGCTTGCCGGAGGGGAAGGCCGTAGACTCGCACCGTTGACTTCCAACCTTGCCAAACCTGCCGTCCCTTTCGGCGGGCATTACCGCATAGTCGATTTTCCTCTCAGCAACTGCCTCAATTCCGGCATCGACACGGTAGGCGTGCTGACGCAGTATGCCGCCGAGTCGCTGCATGAACATATCGGTGACGGCACGCCATGGAGAACCGATTCGCCGAGCGGCGAAATCGTGCTGCTTCCTTCCGCTTCCAGCGACGAGTACCGCGGAACGGCAGACGCTATCACCAAAAATATCGCCTTTATCGATCAACAGGATCCCGAGCACGTGCTGATCCTGTCCGGCGATCATATCTACCATATGGATTATGCCGAGATGCTCGCCGACCATAAGCTTTCGGGAGCCGACGCGACGCTGTCCGTCATGGAAGTGCCGCTGAGCGAAGCGCATCGTTTCGGCATCGTGACGACCGACAGCGCTTTGCGCGTCACGGAATTCAACGAAAAACCGGCCAAGCCGATGAGCAGCCTCGCTTCGATGGGCATCTACCTGTTCAAATGGTCGTATCTGCGGTCTTATCTGCTGAGCGACATGCACAGCGAAACGTCCGGCCACGATTTCGGCAAAGACCTGCTGCCGCTTATGCTGAGCGACGGATCGGCGCTGAAGGCGTACCCTTTCCGGGGCTACTGGAGAGACGTGGGTACCGTCAACAGCCTGTGGGAAGCGCATATGGACCTGCTCGGCGAAGACAGCGAATTCCGGCTCAACAAATCGGAATGGCCGATGTATACGAACCGCCAAGCGAGCCGTCCCGCTTTGTTCCGCCGCACCCTCGCTCCGTCGCCGATCTCTTCGATGGTGCACGAAGCATGCGTGAACGAAGGCAGCGTCAAGCATTCGGTCCTGTTCCGCGGCGTGCAGATCGGCAAAGGCTCGGTGATCGCGGACAGCGTCATCATGCCGGAAGCGCAGATCGGCCGCAACGTGAAGATCGAATACGCGATCATCGGCGAGAATGCGATCGTCCGCGACGGAGCGGAGATCAAAGGCACGCCGGATGACATCCTGATCGTCGGCCCGCATGAGACGGTCTACGCGAAGCCGGTCGTCCTGTCGCAAACGGCGTTGTCCCAGCCGGTACTGTCCACGCAGGAAGCATACGAACCGGCGGCGCTGCGGCGCGCGGGCGGCCTGTCTTCCTGA
- a CDS encoding iron chaperone → MEVFNEYLDKIDDPLQKERLEHVLQWISDEFPQLGSKIAWNQPMFTDHETFIVGFSTAKAHLSVAPEKAAIEVFSERIGQAGYTHTPQLFRIPWKTPVDYELLRDLIAFNIEDKADCTTFWRA, encoded by the coding sequence ATGGAAGTGTTTAACGAATATCTGGACAAAATCGACGATCCGCTGCAAAAGGAACGGCTTGAACACGTGCTGCAGTGGATCAGCGACGAGTTTCCGCAGCTGGGCTCGAAAATAGCCTGGAACCAGCCGATGTTTACCGACCATGAGACGTTTATCGTCGGCTTCAGCACCGCCAAAGCGCATCTGTCTGTCGCTCCGGAAAAAGCGGCGATCGAAGTCTTCAGCGAACGGATCGGGCAGGCCGGCTACACCCATACGCCGCAGCTGTTCCGCATTCCGTGGAAAACTCCGGTCGATTACGAACTGCTTCGGGACTTGATCGCGTTCAACATCGAAGACAAAGCCGACTGCACGACGTTCTGGCGCGCCTGA